The genomic stretch ATGAAGCTTCTTCCACGGAGTGGTTACTCCATAACACTTTCACTAAAGAGATAGTCTTGTTCCTGAGGACTTGTTGCCTTCTATCCAGTATTCTTGTCGGTGTCTCCTCATAAGTTATGTTGGATTGAATCTGCAGGGGCTCGCTTTCCAATACATGTGTGGGATCCGGTACGTATTTCCTTAGCATGGATATATGAAATACATTGTGAATTCCTGTCAAGTTTGGTGGTAGTGCCAAACGATATGCCACCGTGCCAATCTTCTCGAGAATCTCGAAGGGGCCCACAAATCTGGGGCTCAGCTTTCCTCTTCTTCCGAACCTCATTACTCCTTTCATAGGGGCGACCTTGAGAAAGACCTTTGTGCCGACTTCGAATTCCAGTTCTCGTCGTCTAACATCGGCGTAGCTCTTCTGTCGACTCTGAGCTGCTGCTAATCTCTGCTTAATCACTGCTATCTTCTCACAGGTGTCTTGAATGATCTCTGGTCCgagtaattttctctctcctacttCATCCCAGTATAATGGCGACCTACACCGCCTCCCGTACAAGGCTTCATAGGGTGCCATCTCAATGCTAGCGTGATAGCTGTTGTTGTAAGCGAACTCTATCAATGGAATGTACTGGATCCAGCTTCCTTTGAAGTCCAAAACACATAGTCGCAACATGTCTTCCAAGGTTTGAATTGTCCGTTCAGTCTGTCCGTCTGTTTGAGGGTGAAACGCTGTGCTGAAGGTTAGCTTTGTTCCCAATGCTTCCTGTAAACTCCTCCAAAATCTAGAGGTGAATCTTGGATCACGATCCGACACAATCGACACAGGAATCCCATGTAATCGTACGATCTCCTTGATGTAAAGCTCGGCAAGTCGATCCATACTGTAAGTCATCTTGATGGGTAGGAAGTGCGCAGTCTTAGTCAACCGATCAACAATGACCCATACTGCATCTTGGCCACTAGGAGCTCGAGGAAAGCCTGACACAAAATCCATTGAAATACGTTCCCATTTCCACTCAGGAATAGGTAGGGGTTGCAAAGGTCCCGCAGGTCTCTGGTGCTCTGCCTTAACTTGCTGACAAGTGAGGCATTGTTCTACATACCGTgcgatatccttcttcattcctTTCCACCAATAATTTCTACGTAAATCCCGATACATCTTGGTGTTACCTGGATGGACTGTATATAGGGACTGATGGGCTTCTGACAAGATGACTCTCTTCAGTTCTGCGTCCTTGGGAATGCACACTCGGTTGCGAAACTTTAATATCCCATCTCCACCAATGTGAAAATCTGATTGTACCCCTTTTTCAACTTCTTCACGGCTTCTAATAATTTCGTTATCTGATAACTGGGCGGTTCTAATTTGCTCCATTAAGGTCGGCTCCAAGCTTAGGCTACTCATGTAAGACTAGATTTCTCCCACCATCATCTCTACTCCGGCCCTCTCCAAGTCAAGGAGTAGTTCCTTTTGCATGGTGAACATGGCAGATACGCTTCCAACAATAGTTTTTCTACTGAGAGCATCAGCAACTACATTCGCCTTCCCTGGGTGGTAGTTGATCGTACAATCATAGTCCTTTAGGAGTTCCAGCCAACGTCTTTGGCGCATATTGAGCTCTTTCTgggtgaagaagtatttcagGCTTTTATGATCTGTGTAGATTTCACAACGCTCCCCGTATAAGTAGTGTCGCCATATCTTAAGAGCAAAGACTACCGCAGCAAGCTCAAGGTCATGAGTCGGATAATTGCGCTCGTAAGTCTTCAACTGTCTCGAGGCATAGGCGATTACTTTCCCTTTCTGCATTAGTACGCAACCCAACCCTTTGTGTGAGGCATcactataaattacaaatccatccGATCCTGATGGGAGAGTGAGGACCGGTGCGGTGACTAAACGTTGCTTCAATTCTTGGAAACTTTGTTCACACTCCTCCGACCACTGAAATTTTTCGTTCTTCCTTGTAAGTCTGGTCAATGGTGCTGCCAACCGAGAAAACCCTTCAACGAATCTCCTATAATAGCCGGCAAGACCCAGAAAACTTCGCACCTCATGGGCATTCGACGGCCTCACCCAATTGACCACCGCCTCCACTTTCCCTGGGTCTACTGCAATTCCATCCTTGGTAACAACGTGCCCCAAGAACGCCACATTGTCCAACCAGAATTCGCATTTCTTGAATTTCGCGTAGAGTTGGTGTTTCCTCAAGACGCTCAACACCGTCTGCAAATGCTCTTCATGCTCCTCCCGACTCTTTGAGTAGATTAAGATGTCGTCGATAAATACCACCACACACCGATCGACAAGCTCTCGAAAAATCCGATTCATCATATCCATGAAAGCTGCCGGAGCATTAGTTAACCCAAAAGGCATGACTAAGAATTCATAATGCCCATACCTTGTTCGGAACGCCGTCTTTTGTACATCCTTCTCTTGAATCTTGAGTTGGTGATAGCCGGAACGGAGGTCAATTTTTGAGAATACCTGTGACCCTTGGAGCTGGTCAAAGAGGTCATCAATCCTCGGTAATGGGTATCTATTCTTGATTGTCACCTTATTCAGTTCCCGATAGTCGATACATAGTCTCATCGACCCATCCTTTTTCTTCACGAATAGGACCGGTGCTCCCCATGGAGAAACACTAGGGCGGATAAAACCCTTGTCCAGAAGTTCTTGTAACTGATCCTTGAGTTCCTTGAGCTCCAACGGTGCCATTCTGTACGGAGCCTTGGATATGGGTGCAGTGTTTGGtaataagtcaatggtgaattCGATCTCCCTGTCCGGCGGTATCCCTGGCAACTCTTCTGGAAAAACGTCCGCAAATTCTCGTACTATAGATATTTCCTCAAGCTTGCATCCCAATTTTTCTTCTGTCACGCAAGCCAAGTATCCTGAACACCCACTTCTCAGTAGTTTGGTCGCCCGTAGTGCAGATATCAATTTGACTGTGCCGGTATTCTGATTCCCCCGAATCTTGAACTCTGCTGCTCCCGGTGGTCTAAACACGATCTCCTTGTGGAAGCAGTCCACGCAAGCATGATACATGGATAGCCAATCCATgcctaaaataatatcaaacccGCTCATCTCAAAGATAACGAGATTCGCGGGCATGACATGGCCTTCAACTAAAATAGGACAATCCTTAACTACTAAGGTGCATAAAATTGTACTCCCTATCGGTGTAGCAACTGCTAAATTTACATCTAAGGCTTCAGACTCCAGACAGCAGGCTTTAACAAAGAAATACGACACAAACGAGTGTGTTGCCCCTGAATCAAAAAGAACAGAAGCTATACCAGACGAAATAGGAAGAGTACCTGTTACTACGTCGTTTGACGCCGCTGCATCGCTTGGTGTCAAAGCATATACCCGAGCAGGTGCCGTGGTTCTCTGTCCCTCTGAGCGGTTCTGATTGGCTTGGTTGTTGGCAGGAGTCCTACAGTCTCTCGCGATATGTCCAGGTTTCCCGCACTTAAAGCAGCCTGCTTGCCCGTAGAGGCAATTCCCACTATGCATCCTACCGCACTTCTGGCAGGAAGGGCGTTGCTCGCCCCCTCTTTGGTTATGGAATTGCTGAGGTGTGTAACTCCTCTCTGCTGGTTGGTTAAGTCTCCTCTTATTGGCATTGAATGATTGTCCCCCTGAGCGGTTTCCTTGCGGTGCAGTTCTCTTCTTCTGATTAAAGTATTCCGAGTTCATTCTCTGTGTCCGCTCAATTACTGCCGCCTTGTTGATCAAGTCTGTCAATTTGCAAATCTCGAATCCCACAATCTGATTCATGATGCGCGGCTGTAACCCTCGTTCAAACTTTCTTGCTGTGAGCTCTTCTGTGGACACCAAGTAAGGCGCGAAGCGAGAAAGTTCAATGAACTTGGCAGCATATTGCTCCACCGTCATTGATCCTTGAATCAAATCTGTAAATTCCTGGGCCTTGGCCTGTCGAGTAGTTTGAGGAAAGAATCGCTCCAAGAACGCCTCCTTGAAGTCCATCCAGGGAATGATTGCTCCTAGTCGTTGTTGCAGGTGTTCCTTCTGAGCGGTCCACCACCGTTCAGCTCCCTCAGTGAGGTAGAAGGTAGCATACTTGACCCTCTGTTCTTCGGTGCAGTTCATCACATCCATCAGCTTCTCTATTTGTAAGACCCAGTTTTCGGCAGCTATTGCATCGGGTTGTCCATCAAAAACAGGAGGGCGTTGCCGATTAAAGTTTCCGAAAgtacacccttgctgcccttcaCTGGATGTTCCTCCCTTGGTATTGGTACCCATTGCCAGTAAGCTCACAAGTTGCGCCGCCAACGCAGTCAAAGCTTCCGGTTGCTGGTTGGCAGTGGTGTTTCCTCCGTTCCCAGCCTCGTTGCCCTCGGTATGACCCTCCTCGATGTTGTTAGTACGGCTGCGAGTCGGGGGTGCCATTGCTCTACGACCGAggcaaaagagaagaaaataataagcaaTTAGAATGTATTCATGT from Corylus avellana chromosome ca1, CavTom2PMs-1.0 encodes the following:
- the LOC132167403 gene encoding uncharacterized protein LOC132167403, giving the protein MAPPTRSRTNNIEEGHTEGNEAGNGGNTTANQQPEALTALAAQLVSLLAMGTNTKGGTSSEGQQGCTFGNFNRQRPPVFDGQPDAIAAENWVLQIEKLMDVMNCTEEQRVKYATFYLTEGAERWWTAQKEHLQQRLGAIIPWMDFKEAFLERFFPQTTRQAKAQEFTDLIQGSMTVEQYAAKFIELSRFAPYLVSTEELTARKFERGLQPRIMNQIVGFEICKLTDLINKAAVIERTQRMNSEYFNQKKRTAPQGNRSGGQSFNANKRRLNQPAERSYTPQQFHNQRGGEQRPSCQKCGRMHSGNCLYGQAGCFKCGKPGHIARDCRTPANNQANQNRSEGQRTTAPARGQHTRLCRISLLKPAVWSLKP